Sequence from the Seonamhaeicola sp. ML3 genome:
GCTTCAACCCTCGGTCAATGTGGTTGCGTTAACGGCATCGGCTAAACCCGAAGTTGTTCAAGATATCATAAAGGAGCTTGATTTTATCCAACCTAAAATCTTTAAACAATCGTTTGTCAGGCCTAATATTGGCTATATGGTGCTTCATGAAAACGATAAATATTACAGACTCGAAACCATTTTAAAAAAGTATACACAATCGGCTATCGTTTATGTTAGAAACAGAAAAGCTACACTAGAATTAAGTCAATTTTTAGAGTCAAAAGGTTCTACAGCGACCTACTATCATGGTGGACTATCTAACGACGAAAAGGAAGCCAATATGACCCAATGGGCAAATAACAAAAAACAAGTCATAGTGGCTACCAATGCGTTTGGTATGGGCATTGATAAGCCTGATGTTAAAACGGTTATACATTTTAATTTACCAGAAAGTATCGAGAGTTATTTTCAAGAAGCCGGACGCGTGGGAAGAAATGGTGAAAAATCTTTTGCCGTTATTATAAAAAACGACAGTGACCTACAACTGGTGAAAAATCAATTTCTGAATGTTTTACCTAGTGTAGATTATGTAAAGCAGGTGTATAGAAAACTATGTAATTACTTCCAAATATCTTACGGAGAAGGGGCGTATAGTACTTTTGATTTTAATTTCAATGCCTTTAGTAAAACCTACGATTTTAATACACTTCTTTGTTATAACACCCTAGAGTTACTTGATAGAAACAGTATCATAAATCTTTCCAAACAGTTTAAAAACAAAGTCACTGTTCAATTTATAATGGACAGCCATGCTATTTTCAATTATCTCGATACGCATAGTGATTTAAACATTATAATAAAGTCCATACTTAGAATGTACGGCGGTATTTTTGATCATGAAACCAAAGTAGACACCAAAAAAATTGCCGAAAGAGCATCGGTTTCAGAACAAACACTAATTCATACTTTGCAACGATTAGAAAAAGATGATGTCTTGACATTAAACCTCGCAAAAACCGATGCTCAAATAACATTTATAGAACCGAGGGAAGACGATAAAACCATAAACCGTATTGCCAAGGTTTTAACGCATCAAAACAAAATAAAGCACGACCAAGTTAAAGCCATGCTTGCTTATGTTGAGAATGATAGTGACTGTAAAAGCATGCAATTGCTATCTTATTTCGGTGAGAAAGACCTAAGCCCTTGTGGTGTTTGTTCGGTTTGTACTTCGGCTCAAAAAAAACTCAAAAAGGTTGATATACCTGCTTTAAAAAACCGTATCATTGACCTCTTGGAACAAGGCGATTTATCCTCTAGGGCAATTGTTTCGAAACTAAATTGTTCAGAAAAAGATTTAAAAACAGTTTTAAAACTATTAGTTGAACATAATATGATTACTATTACACCAAAAAACACTTATAAACTAAGTTGATAATGAAAGATTTAAGAATTGTTTTTATGGGAACCCCAGATTTTGCTGTCGAGACCTTAAAAATACTAGTAGAGAATAAATATAATATTGTTGGGGTAATTACCGCTCCCGACAAACCTGCAGGTAGAGGACGTAAACTAAATGAGAGTGCCGTAAAACAATATGCCAAAGAAAATAACCTTAACATACTACAACCTACCAACCTAAAAAACGGAGATTTCCTTAATGAACTCAAGTCGCTTAGG
This genomic interval carries:
- a CDS encoding ATP-dependent DNA helicase RecQ encodes the protein MEHPINILERYWNYTKFRNQQEDIINAVIDGEDTFVLLPTGGGKSLCFQIPALAKDGICIVISPLIALMKDQVKALNQKGIKALAITGGISLNNLDTLLDNCIYGNYKFLYLSPERLQQELVQDRIRQMNVNLIAVDEAHCISQWGNDFRPSYKNITLLRRLQPSVNVVALTASAKPEVVQDIIKELDFIQPKIFKQSFVRPNIGYMVLHENDKYYRLETILKKYTQSAIVYVRNRKATLELSQFLESKGSTATYYHGGLSNDEKEANMTQWANNKKQVIVATNAFGMGIDKPDVKTVIHFNLPESIESYFQEAGRVGRNGEKSFAVIIKNDSDLQLVKNQFLNVLPSVDYVKQVYRKLCNYFQISYGEGAYSTFDFNFNAFSKTYDFNTLLCYNTLELLDRNSIINLSKQFKNKVTVQFIMDSHAIFNYLDTHSDLNIIIKSILRMYGGIFDHETKVDTKKIAERASVSEQTLIHTLQRLEKDDVLTLNLAKTDAQITFIEPREDDKTINRIAKVLTHQNKIKHDQVKAMLAYVENDSDCKSMQLLSYFGEKDLSPCGVCSVCTSAQKKLKKVDIPALKNRIIDLLEQGDLSSRAIVSKLNCSEKDLKTVLKLLVEHNMITITPKNTYKLS